A region of Allocoleopsis franciscana PCC 7113 DNA encodes the following proteins:
- a CDS encoding ABC transporter ATP-binding protein, whose product MSSHPANYPTQRCAIALDQVNKVYSNGTLALQDMSLSIAEGEFVSLVGSSGCGKSTVLRLIAGLGKISSGNLQVGKGGQKPELAFVFQEAALMPWANVVENVRLPLKLAGVAKHQSRAAVQEAINLVDLAGCEHSYPRELSGGMKMRVSIARALVKKPDIMLMDEPFGALDEMTRSKLNSDLLNLWQQKRWTVVFVTHNIYEAVYLSNRVIVMAPRPGRVVADVTIDAPYPRNEEFRTSRICNKYCREVSARLTAAMTGVH is encoded by the coding sequence AGGTTTACTCCAATGGAACTCTAGCCTTACAAGACATGAGCCTGAGCATCGCTGAAGGTGAATTTGTAAGTTTGGTTGGGTCATCAGGATGTGGTAAAAGTACGGTACTACGACTGATTGCAGGGTTAGGCAAAATTAGTTCTGGTAATCTTCAAGTGGGGAAAGGTGGACAAAAACCAGAACTGGCTTTTGTGTTCCAAGAAGCGGCACTGATGCCTTGGGCAAATGTGGTTGAGAATGTGCGTCTGCCTTTGAAATTAGCGGGTGTCGCGAAACACCAGTCCCGTGCCGCTGTGCAAGAGGCGATTAACTTAGTAGACTTGGCGGGATGTGAACACAGCTATCCTCGTGAGTTATCCGGCGGCATGAAAATGCGGGTATCCATTGCCAGGGCACTGGTGAAAAAGCCAGATATCATGCTGATGGATGAGCCGTTTGGTGCGCTTGATGAGATGACTCGCAGTAAATTAAACAGCGATTTACTGAATCTATGGCAGCAAAAGCGCTGGACGGTTGTGTTTGTCACGCACAATATCTACGAAGCCGTGTACTTGTCGAATCGCGTGATTGTCATGGCTCCTCGTCCTGGGCGAGTGGTAGCGGATGTTACCATTGACGCCCCTTACCCCCGCAATGAAGAATTTCGCACGTCCCGCATCTGTAATAAGTATTGCCGCGAAGTCTCTGCTCGTTTGACGGCAGCGATGACAGGTGTTCATTGA
- a CDS encoding LmeA family phospholipid-binding protein, protein MTLGKPDIGEQALSKAAEIGLSTQLDEVEDLDVDIRTDPGKLVQGELESVEIEGKGLVMQKDLRAQELEIKTSNIAINPLSAAFGKIELTRPTDADAHVVLTEQDLERAFNSEYIHNKLQNLQVHVNGQPLVINTRQVQLRLPGDGKILLTAEILLKETGETQTISFSTVPHLTPGGERIALEDIQYSQGKELSPELTTALLDRASELLNLRNFELEGMSLRLKGMDVQKGKLTLQGTAHVEQFPDS, encoded by the coding sequence GTGACACTAGGCAAACCCGATATTGGCGAACAAGCACTGAGTAAAGCCGCAGAAATTGGACTGTCAACCCAACTGGATGAAGTAGAAGATCTGGACGTTGATATCCGTACTGATCCAGGTAAGCTGGTTCAAGGAGAATTAGAATCCGTTGAAATTGAAGGCAAAGGTCTGGTGATGCAGAAAGACCTTCGTGCCCAGGAATTGGAGATCAAAACCAGCAACATTGCGATCAATCCTCTGAGTGCGGCTTTTGGGAAAATTGAATTGACCCGTCCCACAGATGCTGATGCTCATGTTGTTCTCACCGAACAAGATCTTGAACGTGCCTTTAACTCTGAATATATCCATAACAAGCTGCAAAACCTCCAGGTGCATGTCAATGGTCAGCCCCTGGTAATCAACACACGTCAGGTACAATTGCGCCTACCGGGTGACGGAAAAATTTTGCTCACTGCTGAAATTCTTTTGAAGGAAACCGGAGAAACTCAGACAATCTCCTTCTCGACTGTACCCCACCTGACTCCCGGCGGAGAACGAATCGCCCTAGAGGACATTCAGTACTCCCAAGGCAAAGAGTTATCGCCAGAACTGACTACGGCACTCTTAGACAGGGCAAGCGAACTGCTGAATTTACGCAATTTTGAACTAGAAGGGATGTCACTGCGCCTCAAAGGAATGGACGTGCAAAAGGGCAAACTAACGCTTCAAGGTACAGCTCATGTCGAGCAATTTCCTGATTCTTAA
- a CDS encoding TldD/PmbA family protein yields MPTVLADAKNLLSDLMARYGSRVDYLAIRLEESEGTSILLRGDKIETLSEGLAMGGQVRACYKGGWGFASFNQLSTLIERVEEAITAARIVGDEETILAPVKPVEAICQLPLIGTNPRHVPIAHKKQLCDRYNDILKSIDPRITSTSVRYGDSTQRVIIATSEGTLIEQSWADMEMRFAATARNGEIVQTGRETTGSRKAYEDLSHLEEQVRNAAQRAVTALSLPPVKGGAYTVVIDPMLTGLFVHEAFGHLSEADMAYENPDLLEVMSMGRRFGPEELQIFDGAAPPGHRGSYFYDDEGTPATTTQLIKDGILVGRLHSRETAGKLEESPTGNARCLNYHYPPIVRMTNTWIERGETPVQDLFNGIKEGVYARNWTGGMTNGEMFTFSAGEAWMIRNGKMAEPVRDVTLSGNVFKTLEDIEAVGDDFYWDESGGCGKGGQSGLPVGCGGPSLRIRDVVVGGEAA; encoded by the coding sequence ATGCCGACTGTACTCGCTGATGCCAAAAATCTGCTGTCTGACCTGATGGCTCGCTATGGCTCCCGCGTGGATTACTTAGCGATTCGTCTTGAGGAATCAGAAGGAACCAGTATTTTGTTGCGGGGAGACAAAATAGAAACCCTGAGTGAGGGTTTAGCCATGGGTGGGCAAGTCCGGGCTTGTTATAAAGGGGGCTGGGGATTTGCCAGTTTTAACCAGCTTTCGACGCTAATCGAGCGAGTTGAAGAAGCGATTACAGCAGCACGAATTGTTGGGGATGAGGAAACCATACTCGCTCCTGTTAAACCCGTGGAGGCGATTTGCCAACTGCCCCTGATTGGCACGAACCCGCGTCATGTTCCGATCGCTCATAAAAAACAATTGTGCGATCGCTACAACGACATCCTCAAAAGCATTGACCCCCGAATCACCAGTACCTCTGTGCGCTATGGCGATAGTACCCAGCGAGTGATTATTGCCACATCCGAAGGTACTCTGATCGAGCAATCCTGGGCAGATATGGAAATGCGTTTCGCTGCTACCGCCCGGAACGGTGAGATTGTGCAAACAGGGCGGGAAACCACCGGCTCTCGCAAGGCTTACGAAGACCTAAGCCATCTTGAGGAACAGGTACGCAATGCGGCTCAACGCGCCGTCACTGCCCTGTCTCTACCCCCAGTCAAGGGAGGTGCCTACACGGTTGTGATTGACCCGATGCTCACGGGTTTATTTGTTCACGAAGCCTTCGGGCACCTTTCCGAAGCCGATATGGCTTACGAAAACCCTGACTTATTAGAAGTGATGAGCATGGGGCGTCGATTTGGTCCAGAAGAGTTACAAATTTTTGACGGTGCGGCACCTCCGGGGCATCGGGGTAGTTATTTCTACGATGATGAAGGCACCCCCGCCACCACCACTCAACTGATTAAAGATGGGATTTTAGTGGGGCGTCTCCACTCGCGGGAAACCGCTGGGAAGTTAGAAGAAAGTCCGACCGGTAACGCCCGTTGCCTCAACTATCATTATCCCCCCATCGTCCGCATGACCAATACCTGGATTGAGCGGGGAGAAACGCCAGTACAGGACTTATTCAACGGGATTAAAGAGGGGGTTTATGCCCGCAACTGGACGGGTGGCATGACGAATGGCGAAATGTTCACCTTCAGCGCTGGAGAAGCGTGGATGATTCGCAATGGCAAGATGGCTGAACCCGTGCGGGATGTGACGCTTTCGGGTAATGTCTTCAAAACGTTAGAAGATATTGAAGCGGTTGGGGATGACTTCTACTGGGATGAATCCGGCGGCTGCGGGAAGGGAGGACAAAGTGGTTTACCGGTAGGTTGTGGCGGGCCGAGTTTACGGATTCGCGATGTGGTTGTTGGCGGTGAAGCCGCTTAA
- a CDS encoding PPC domain-containing protein, protein MSAISLAPVTMLAVGLSAVVATAQVQLYQPIPLSVGNSIKDALSDKDIPTGKKGFAKDYIVNLAAGDKVEIAASSDNFDTFVSLIAADGSVIEENDDGPDGSTNSLLAVKITKTENYIIRVRASGENKAHGSFTLNVKKLSS, encoded by the coding sequence ATGAGCGCTATCTCCCTTGCTCCCGTTACTATGCTTGCTGTTGGTTTGAGTGCTGTAGTCGCCACAGCGCAAGTTCAGCTCTACCAACCGATTCCTCTATCAGTTGGTAATTCAATTAAGGATGCTCTTTCAGACAAAGATATTCCCACTGGCAAAAAGGGATTTGCCAAAGACTACATCGTGAACTTGGCAGCAGGAGACAAAGTAGAGATTGCAGCCTCCTCTGATAACTTTGATACCTTTGTCTCACTTATAGCGGCTGATGGTTCCGTCATTGAAGAGAACGATGATGGCCCTGATGGGAGTACTAATTCACTACTGGCTGTCAAAATTACCAAAACAGAAAATTACATTATTCGAGTACGGGCTTCGGGTGAAAATAAGGCTCATGGCTCTTTTACTCTCAATGTCAAAAAATTATCGTCTTAA
- a CDS encoding DUF2231 domain-containing protein — protein MTQTPNIPPIIESEESNYRDTGVPSTVAVAGHPLHPALITLPIGFLVTAPVTDIAYWFLGDVFWARASFWLIVGGLVTGLLAAITGLLDFIRIGRVRKHTAGWAHMYANVTALVVTAINLGLRVGNPVDNLLFTGLILSVIVATLLGISGWYGGELVYRHKIAVIGYGDKEER, from the coding sequence ATGACACAGACTCCCAATATCCCGCCCATAATTGAAAGTGAAGAGAGTAATTATCGAGATACTGGTGTGCCCAGTACAGTAGCAGTTGCAGGGCATCCGCTCCATCCCGCCCTCATAACTTTACCTATTGGTTTTCTGGTTACCGCGCCTGTAACAGACATAGCCTACTGGTTCCTGGGTGATGTTTTTTGGGCACGCGCTTCATTTTGGCTGATCGTGGGTGGATTAGTCACGGGTCTATTGGCTGCCATCACTGGTTTGCTAGACTTCATCAGAATTGGTCGGGTTCGTAAGCACACAGCCGGTTGGGCGCACATGTATGCTAACGTCACAGCACTGGTTGTGACAGCCATCAATCTAGGGTTGAGAGTAGGTAACCCCGTTGACAATCTTTTGTTCACAGGACTCATCCTCTCGGTGATTGTGGCAACACTGCTGGGCATTTCGGGTTGGTATGGAGGCGAACTGGTCTACCGTCATAAAATTGCCGTGATTGGCTACGGTGACAAGGAAGAACGCTAG
- a CDS encoding DUF1003 domain-containing protein encodes MKSRQTGKPENSLEEIQTVLHSRKVVIPSVPLPDPLAQNIEAIIALQAKAEKDLSRTQRVVETITAFIAHPKFLYCILLGVTLWMVVNLLPHGFGIPPFDPPPFEWLDHVLGLGSLLISTGVLITQNRQEKLTEQRMQLSLQLNLLSEQKIAKLIALVEELRRDIPNVRDRDDPEAEVMKQPADPHVVLEVLEKTLTEELEQLQQKDSSDS; translated from the coding sequence ATGAAAAGCAGACAGACAGGAAAACCTGAAAACTCACTCGAAGAAATTCAGACAGTACTTCACTCCAGGAAAGTTGTTATCCCTTCTGTTCCCTTACCTGACCCCCTTGCTCAAAATATTGAGGCGATAATCGCCTTGCAAGCTAAAGCAGAAAAAGACCTATCCCGAACTCAGCGAGTCGTAGAAACGATCACCGCTTTTATCGCTCATCCGAAATTTCTGTACTGCATCCTGCTGGGTGTGACGCTGTGGATGGTTGTCAATCTCTTACCCCACGGCTTCGGCATCCCGCCATTTGACCCACCACCGTTTGAATGGCTGGATCATGTACTCGGTCTAGGTAGTTTGCTCATCTCAACAGGAGTGCTGATTACCCAAAATCGGCAAGAAAAGCTGACGGAACAGCGTATGCAACTGAGTTTGCAACTCAACCTACTTTCCGAGCAAAAAATTGCCAAGCTGATTGCCTTGGTGGAGGAACTGCGCCGCGATATTCCCAATGTTAGAGATCGAGACGACCCGGAAGCGGAGGTGATGAAGCAACCCGCCGATCCCCATGTTGTTCTGGAAGTGCTGGAAAAGACCTTAACTGAAGAACTGGAACAGCTTCAGCAAAAAGATTCATCCGATTCTTGA
- a CDS encoding DUF3082 domain-containing protein, with translation MTNPTPTPNTDAPSAELQETLPSPLKCLSGALISGGFAIALYFLTSSIGNTFANKPLPSSNQTAIQISIAVRTLVVGISTLATALFTIIGVGLMGVTIYLFVQQLKNRTSPPSKV, from the coding sequence ATGACAAATCCAACTCCCACACCCAACACAGACGCCCCGTCGGCTGAGCTGCAAGAAACACTACCGAGTCCACTGAAATGCTTGAGTGGCGCGTTAATTTCGGGAGGATTTGCGATCGCGCTTTACTTCCTAACGTCCTCGATTGGTAACACCTTTGCCAATAAGCCTCTTCCCTCTTCTAACCAGACGGCGATTCAGATTTCAATTGCGGTTCGTACTCTAGTTGTGGGCATTAGTACCCTGGCAACTGCCCTGTTTACGATCATCGGTGTTGGTTTAATGGGTGTAACAATTTATCTGTTCGTTCAACAGCTAAAAAATCGTACTTCTCCACCCTCTAAGGTGTAG